CTGTCCCCGTTGACGCCGGGATCCGACGTCACCAAGAAGACGAAAGGGGAATAATCATGCCGCTGAACAAGACACGCTGCAGGAACGCGATCATCACCAGGCTCGACTCCTCCTTCCCCGTACAGGAGGGGCAGAACGACGTGGCCACAGCCACCAGGCAGACGGCCATAGACATCATCGTCGAAGAGATCCTGGACGAAATCGCGGACAACGCCCTGGTAACAGGCACGTGCCCGTCCAGCGGCGGGCCACTGGCTGGGGGGAGCATTTCCTGAAATGGCAAGGACCCTTTCCGCTTTTTCAAATGCTCCGGCGCAGGACCTGCACCTCGACGAGCGGGGTAACCTGGCCGTGGTCGAAGGGCTCGAGGACATAAGGCAGCGGGTGCTCGAGGCGCTCAGGTTCGGCGCGGGCGAATGGTACCTGAACAGGCACGCAGGCGTTTCCTATCTGACCGACGTCTTCGTGCGGCCCGCCATCGTCGGCGCCGTGGCCAACATCCTGACCGACGCGATCCGCGCCGTCGACGGCGTGGAGTCCGTCTCGGGCGTGCAGATCGAGTTGGATACGCAGGCGCGCAAGATGAGCTACAGCGCCACGGTCCATACGGCCGCGGGCGACGTCACAGTGGGAGTAAACGAGTAATGGCAACGATCAACAATGCTGGCATAGCCCCCCGCGACCTGACGGGGTACGTGGAGCTGCTCGAGCAGCTGTTCAGGGACACCTTTGGATCCACCATCAACCTGGATTCGGAAACGCCCCAGGGGCAGCTCATCGGAATCCTGGCCCTCGTCTTCGCCGAAACCGACGAGCTGGGCGTGTACGTGGCCAACGGCCTGTCTCCGGACACGGCCGCGGGCCGTCAGCTCGATGACATAGGCGCCCTGTTCGGCATCGAGCGGATCCCTGGCGAGCGGTCCAGTGTTACCGTGACGCTCGCCGGTACCAGCGGCACGATCGTCCCCGCGGGAAGCCGCGTCAGGACTATGGAGAACGCCGTCTTCGTGTCCACTGCCGATGCCGTGATCCCGAGTGACGGATCCGTGGACCAGCTCTTCAGGTCGGAGGAGGTAGGACACATACAGGCCGAAGCCGGCCAGCTGACCGAAATCGTCGACGTCATTCCCGGATGGACCTCGGCGACCAATGCGGCGGCTGCTATGCCCGGGCGGGCCGTGGAAAGCGATTCGGAATACCGCGAGCGGTACCGCGGAGAGGTGGCGGTCCATGCCAGGGGCAGCCTCGATGCCATCAGGGCCCGGGTCCTGGCCGTGTCCGGCGTCACCCAGTGCATCACGCGAGACAACACCACGGCCGCGGCCATCACCGTGCAGGGGATCCAGATCGCGGCGAGGTCGGTGATGACGGTGACGGACGGCGGTGCCGCAAGCGACATAGCTGCAGCCATAGCCGCCGTCAAGCCGGTCGGGATCGCCACAGCCGGCAACGTCGCCGAGAACGTGGAAATATCACCCGGGGAGACGCAGACCATACGGTTCCGGCGCGTACGGCGCGTGCCGCTGGCCGTAACGGTCTCCTTCAGGATCTTCGACGAATTTCCGTCAACGGGAGTCGAGCAGATGAGGACCAACCTGCTCGAGTACCTGGACGGGTTCGAAATCGGCCAGGCCGTCGATGAACGCAGGCTGCTCACGCCCCTGCTCAGCGTACCCGGGCACGAGATCACCGCGACGGCTGTGGCCCTCGCGGACGGAAGCGCGCTCCGGGCGCCGCAGCTCGACGAACTGTTCACCCTGGCTTCCGGAGATGTGACGCTTACGCTGGTAACCACCTAGACGTGCCATGAATGACGCCCCTCATATCGATCTGGCCTCGAGGATCGAACTGCTTCTTCCACAGTACGAAGACGCTGCCAGGCTCCGGGCCCTTATAACCGGCGCGATCGGCATCGAAGAAGCCCAGGTATCCGAGGTCCTCGAGCGTCTGGACCGCGGCGGAAACCCCGAGGAATCGTCCGGACCGCTCCTGGACTGGATGGGCCACCGCCTCGGTATACAACGCCCCATAGTATCTACGGGGGAGTACCTGGGCTATGAAGGCACTGACCCCGAGGGAGGAAACCCTTTCAACCAGGAAGAGTACTATGATGATCTTCCAGCGATCAACCAGGTGGCCCCGTTAAGCGATGAGGTCTTCCGTCCCATCCTTAAGGCCCGCGCGCGGAGACTGCGCGGCGGCGCCGACAGGGAGACCATAGAGGCCATCCTGGAATTGCTGTTCCCAGATGGCGGCGGTTACGTGGACGAATCCTCCGCCATCTCCGACGGCACTTCCGCGGTGCAACTGGTCGTCTCCGCCGAGGACAACACGCTGTACCGCCTGGTTTCGGATGACCTGTTCCACCTGCTCATACCCAGGCCCGCGGGCGTAGCTGTCGAGTTCATGCGGTCCGACCCCTAAGGATGATTCCGAATGGAAGGAGAGTAGAATAATGGCACGTGATCCTGGTGGATTACTCGTAAAGAAAGCAGCAGAAACCGGAGACCGGGAGGCAATCGCTGAGGCCGCCGCGGAGAGAGCGTTCAACCTGGTCGACGGATGGCCGGCTGCGTTTTCTGTGGACGCGTTCCCTAAGCGTGAGACGTTCAACCAACTCATCTATATCATTACCGCGGCCATCACGGACATCTTCATGCACGGTGTCGCCGAGTGGCACACGGACCAGGCATACGAACATCCCGCTCTGGTATTTGGATCGGACAACCAACTGTATGCATCTCTGCAGTCGAGCGGCGGGTCTCTCCCTTCGCGCAATCCGGCCCAGACCGCGAGCCGTACCGGGTATTGGACGCTCTTTTCCGCCACCGGGGCAACGGGTCCTGCCGGTCCAAGAGGCCCCCGGGGACCCACAGGCCCCCAGGGACCCGCCGGGGGATCGGCATCAGTGGCGCTGGCGAGCGACGACGAGGTGGAGGCGGGATCTCTAACCACCAAGGCCGTGACGCCGGCAGCGCTCCTGGGCGCCCTGTTCAAGGCCTCCGTGAATGCGCGGTGGCGGGCCGACACGGCTGGTTACGGCCTGGTGCGCATTGGAACCCTGGCGGAGATACAGGGCACTAACGCCGACAGGGTTGTGACGGGACAGACGCTGGGTCAGATGCTCGTCAACGCATCCGCGACGGTACGGGGCCTGGTCGAGCTGGCGACCAACGCCGAAGCTAAGGCGGGGACCGATACGGCACGAGCGGTAACGCCCAGGGGCTTGAAGGAGGCGACGCCTAACGCGTCCGAGACGGTGCGGGGTCTGGTGGAGCTGGCGACGACTTCGGAGGCCACGACGGGAACGGACACGTCCAGGGCCGTGACGCCGGCGGGACTGAAGGCAGCTGTGCAGTTATCCGCAGTGAAAATAGGAAGTAGCACGTCTATGAGCTCTCATCCCGGATTCGCGAATTTCAATATTGCCGGGACAACGTGGAAGGCGTATGACTTTCTGCAAATCAAAATTGTAGAAAGTGTAAATATCAATTCGAAGAGGGCAATAAGTACACTAATATCCACAGATCTGCTGGATGACGGTGAGACAACAGAAATCGCTGCGTTTCGGACAGT
This is a stretch of genomic DNA from Gemmatimonadota bacterium. It encodes these proteins:
- a CDS encoding baseplate J/gp47 family protein, which codes for MATINNAGIAPRDLTGYVELLEQLFRDTFGSTINLDSETPQGQLIGILALVFAETDELGVYVANGLSPDTAAGRQLDDIGALFGIERIPGERSSVTVTLAGTSGTIVPAGSRVRTMENAVFVSTADAVIPSDGSVDQLFRSEEVGHIQAEAGQLTEIVDVIPGWTSATNAAAAMPGRAVESDSEYRERYRGEVAVHARGSLDAIRARVLAVSGVTQCITRDNTTAAAITVQGIQIAARSVMTVTDGGAASDIAAAIAAVKPVGIATAGNVAENVEISPGETQTIRFRRVRRVPLAVTVSFRIFDEFPSTGVEQMRTNLLEYLDGFEIGQAVDERRLLTPLLSVPGHEITATAVALADGSALRAPQLDELFTLASGDVTLTLVTT
- a CDS encoding DUF2612 domain-containing protein, with product MNDAPHIDLASRIELLLPQYEDAARLRALITGAIGIEEAQVSEVLERLDRGGNPEESSGPLLDWMGHRLGIQRPIVSTGEYLGYEGTDPEGGNPFNQEEYYDDLPAINQVAPLSDEVFRPILKARARRLRGGADRETIEAILELLFPDGGGYVDESSAISDGTSAVQLVVSAEDNTLYRLVSDDLFHLLIPRPAGVAVEFMRSDP